In Mytilus edulis chromosome 6, xbMytEdul2.2, whole genome shotgun sequence, the following proteins share a genomic window:
- the LOC139526116 gene encoding uncharacterized protein gives MATLQNFNTQSDRGDQPPKCDLRCKCCAVQMAFGLVCACNLTKESVGTQTDILVLNMTTEDYFKPKTTAFKLLQNQITSVLHTTKLSSTSDKAFEDSVSEVINFINDLPDTPRTREKVRTRFRKRMYNQKGYEKTKELAIATGGSVRQLQWKKDREAVIPPKQPRASVNQRNISIVSSSTTSPISSPAVSPVSSPAHTPETSPTQPPMISPASSVTSDTPVLTEQLPQTNSIGVHFKVGDNVCIASGGKTYDFATVEKIWSSRVDITYLKKAGPKLSTWKLGSGKP, from the exons ATGGCCACACTACAGAACTTTAATACACAATCTGACAGAGGAGATCAGCCACCAAAATGTGATCTAAGATGCAAGTGCTGTGCTGTTCAAATGGCTTTTGGACTAGTGTGTGCCTGTAATCTGACCAAAGAAAGTGTTGGTACACAGACTGATATTTTAGTTCTCAACATGACTACTGAAGACTACTTCAAACCAAAGACAACTGCCTTTAAGCTATTACAG AACCAGATAACCAGTGTCCTCCATACAACCAAACTGAGCAGCACATCTGACAAAGCTTTTGAAGACAGTGTTTCtgaagttatcaacttcattaaTGATCTACCAGACACACCTAGAACCAGAGAAAAAGTTAGAACAAGGTTCAGGAAAAGAATGTACAACCAAAAGGGATATGAAAAAACCAA agagTTAGCCATAGCGACTGGCGGTAGTGTTAGACAGTTGCAATGGAAGAAAGACAGAGAGGCAGTAATACCACCAAAACAACCCAGGGCATCCGTCAACCAAAGAAACATTTCTATTGTGAGTTCCTCAACAACATCACCGATATCTTCTCCTGCCGTATCTCCTGTATCTTCTCCTGCACATACTCCAGAAACTTCACCCACTCAACCTCCAATGATTTCTCCTGCTTCGTCAGTCACTTCTGATACACCAGTTTTGACAGAACAACTTCCACAGACCAATAGTATAGGAGTTCATTTTAAAGTTGGAGACAATGTCTGCATTGCAAGTGGCGGCAAGACTTATGACTTTGCAACCGTGGAAAAGATATGGAGCTCAAGAGTGGACATTACCTACTTAAAAAAAGCCGGGCCTAAGCTATCAACATGGAAGTTAGGTAGTGGTAAACCCTAA